A window of Synchiropus splendidus isolate RoL2022-P1 chromosome 9, RoL_Sspl_1.0, whole genome shotgun sequence contains these coding sequences:
- the LOC128765181 gene encoding lamin-A-like, translated as METPGQKKRGATSPTCITRQQEKENLGNLNDRLAIDIDKVRSREAENPGLRLRITESESLVSRDLSGIKSAYETELANARSERARLQLDLSKLREEHKELKASLLMTQPWWASSGTTTNPTTGARCTAWSSGAMTTTFA; from the exons atggaaacgccGGGCCAAAAAAAACGCGGTGCCACTTCCCCTACTTGCATCACCagacagcaggagaaggagaacctTGGCAACCTCAACGACCGGCTGGCCATCGATATTGATAAGGTGCGCTCCCGGGAGGCAGAGAACCCCGGGCTACGACTGCGCATCACAGAGTCCGAGTCTCTGGTCAGCCGCGACCTgagcgggatcaagtccgcctACGAGACTGAGCTGGCCAATGCCCGCAGTGAGCGGGCCCGCCTGCAGCTGGATCTCAGCAAGCTGAGGGAGGAGCACAAGGAGCTGAAGGCCAG tttgctgatgacacaaccgtggtgggcctcatcaggaacgacgacgaatccaactaccggagcgaggtgcaccgcctggtccagtggtgcgatgacaacaaccttcgcctga